One genomic segment of Theobroma cacao cultivar B97-61/B2 chromosome 6, Criollo_cocoa_genome_V2, whole genome shotgun sequence includes these proteins:
- the LOC18596772 gene encoding trans-resveratrol di-O-methyltransferase produces the protein MDQGAIESSFQAQAHLYKHMFNYIGSMSLKCAVQLGIPDIVHSHGESIALSELVSALQIHPAKTNCVYRLMRMLVHSGFFGTTKVHEHDQEEEAYVLTPSSKLLLTDKMNCLSPFVLEVLDPVSVNPFHFLGDWIKGDKNTAFEIAHSLSFWDYVDQNLEFKDLFHEAMARDSQMMNLVIKDYKLIFEGLSSLVDVGGGRGCIAKIISKAYPHLKCTVLDLPHVVANLPESENLNFIGGDMFQYIPSTDAILMKHILHDWSDEDCIKILKKCREAIVRNGAGGKVIIIDVVINEKNDKHELTEAKLFIDMLMMVTVNGRERNEKDFGKLFVEAGFTQYNIMPIFGLKSIMEVYP, from the exons ATGGATCAGGGAGCAATTGAGTCTAGTTTCCAAGCTCAAGCTCATTTATACAAGCATATGTTCAATTACATTGGTTCAATGTCACTCAAGTGTGCTGTTCAGTTAGGGATACCAGATATAGTCCATAGCCATGGAGAATCCATCGCTCTTTCTGAATTGGTCTCAGCACTTCAGATCCATCCTGCCAAAACTAATTGTGTATACCGCCTCATGCGCATGCTGGTGCACTCAGGTTTCTTTGGTACAACCAAAGTTCACGAACATGATCAAGAAGAGGAAGCATATGTTCTGACACCTTCTTCAAAACTACTTCTCACAGATAAGATGAACTGCTTGTCACCCTTTGTCCTGGAAGTTCTTGATCCTGTTTCAGTGAATCCCTTTCATTTCCTTGGAGACTGGATCAAAGGGGACAAGAACACCGCATTTGAGATTGCGCATAGCTTGTCCTTTTGGGACTACGTTGATCAAAACCTCGAATTCAAGGACCTATTCCATGAAGCAATGGCACGTGATTCTCAAATGATGAATTTGGTTATCAAAGACTACAAGCTTATTTTTGAGGGCTTGAGTTCACTCGTTGATGTTGGAGGTGGTAGAGGGTGTATAGCCAAGATAATATCAAAGGCATACCCTCACTTGAAATGCACAGTGCTTGACCTCCCTCATGTTGTTGCAAACCTGCCTGAGAGCGAGAACTTGAATTTCATCGGAGGTGATATGTTTCAGTATATCCCTTCTACAGATGCCATTCTAATGAAG CATATTTTACATGATTGGAGCGATGAGGATTGCATAAAGATTCTAAAGAAATGCAGAGAGGCCATTGTAAGAAACGGTGCAGGAGGAAAAGTGATAATCATAGACGTCGTGATAAACGAGAAGAATGACAAGCATGAACTAACCGAAGCAAAGCTCTTTATCGACATGCTGATGATGGTTACGGTTAatggaagagaaagaaatgagaaagatTTCGGAAAGCTATTTGTGGAGGCTGGCTTCACTCAATACAACATCATGCCAATATTTGGTTTAAAATCTATCATGGAGGTCTACCCTTAG